One Cololabis saira isolate AMF1-May2022 chromosome 12, fColSai1.1, whole genome shotgun sequence DNA window includes the following coding sequences:
- the szrd1 gene encoding SUZ domain-containing protein 1, which produces MDEEVAESWEEAADSGEMEKRLEEKLRISQKEKESSNSSRSLLKTAMVIQDNSLPAAPPPQIRILKRPASNGSLGSSMNQNRPTPQVKSLAQREAEYAEARKRILGSACPEETPQDKTSTDRPGRNNSTSPSEDTRSSNHTIRQPAGPDGTQGFRQHR; this is translated from the exons ATGGATGAGGAGGTCGCCGAGAGCTGGGAGGAAGCGGCCGACAGCGGG GAAATGGAAAAGCGGTTAGAAGAGAAGCTTCGGATCAGCCAGAAAGAAAA GGAGTCCAGTAATTCTTCACGGTCCCTCTTGAAGACAGCCATGGTGATACAGGACAACTCTCTACCAGCAGCACCCCCACCCCAGATACGCATATTGAAGCGGCCAGCGAGTAACGGCTCACTGGGATCATCCATGAATCAGAACAGGCCCACGCCGCAGGTGAAATCTCTGGCCCAGCGAGAAGCAGAGTATGCAGAGGCCAGGAAGAGAATACTGGGCAGCGCCTGCCCAGAGGAGACTCCTCAGGACAAGACCAGCACTGACAG GCCAGGGCGCAATAACTCTACGTCGCCTTCAGAGGACACCAGATCAAGCAATCACACTATCCGGCAGCCCGCCGGCCCAGACGGCACCCAGGGGTTCCGACAGCACAGATAA